A single Spirochaetota bacterium DNA region contains:
- a CDS encoding restriction endonuclease, with protein sequence MSLLSITFFIVGASIVGALLLVIRAHQYPAKVRKAQEYLDSGDIAKASEIVKLVLERKKDYVPARYLRAQILVKQKQYLLAISELNGILALPEFNKYVNELDIHYMLADLYHETQQWQKEVEEFRIILQFNPDDINANHRLGIVLYRQHDYIGAKDYLLKAVTMDPALTDIYAPLGICLFNLADYELAQNFLIKAIESNPANYEPHYYLGIIFKMKKDYVAALDMLAKARNDRRYFVKSQYAIGQIYFDNDEYSKAIEELEKGLSYVKDSTDEGLAYRYLLAECYEMENKIQEAVHHWEKIASINPNYRSTQLKLDDYKAILENKNLKFLFTSSMSELQPLITEIIAQLNYSIVYKKEVTPNEYMYKCFSVKRINEPPALINFIRTTRDITEGQINAFYQRMLEEKCRSGIFITTSKFSINAKSQAANKMIEIMDGRFLQKTMEKIKGKKV encoded by the coding sequence ATGTCACTGCTCAGTATAACATTTTTTATTGTGGGTGCATCTATCGTTGGTGCATTGCTTTTAGTTATACGTGCTCACCAGTATCCTGCAAAGGTGCGTAAAGCCCAGGAATACCTTGATAGTGGAGACATTGCAAAGGCAAGTGAAATTGTCAAGCTTGTTCTTGAGCGAAAAAAAGATTATGTTCCTGCACGGTACTTACGGGCACAGATTTTAGTAAAACAAAAACAATACCTTTTAGCAATTTCTGAACTTAATGGTATTCTTGCCCTTCCTGAATTCAATAAGTATGTCAATGAACTTGATATCCATTATATGCTTGCTGATCTATACCATGAAACACAGCAATGGCAAAAGGAAGTAGAAGAGTTCAGGATAATTTTACAGTTTAATCCTGATGATATTAATGCAAACCACAGGCTTGGAATAGTGCTTTACAGGCAACATGATTATATTGGTGCCAAGGATTATTTGCTTAAAGCAGTTACCATGGATCCTGCACTTACCGACATTTATGCACCGCTAGGGATATGTCTTTTTAATTTAGCAGATTATGAACTGGCGCAAAATTTCCTCATCAAGGCAATAGAAAGCAATCCTGCCAATTATGAGCCCCATTATTATCTGGGTATCATATTTAAAATGAAGAAGGACTATGTTGCTGCTCTGGATATGTTAGCAAAAGCACGTAATGACAGGCGATATTTTGTGAAAAGCCAGTATGCTATAGGTCAGATATACTTTGATAATGATGAATACAGTAAGGCCATTGAGGAATTGGAGAAAGGATTATCCTATGTTAAGGATAGTACTGATGAAGGACTGGCTTACCGGTATTTACTTGCTGAATGTTATGAAATGGAAAATAAGATTCAGGAGGCTGTACATCACTGGGAAAAAATTGCAAGTATAAATCCAAATTACCGAAGTACTCAGCTGAAACTGGATGACTACAAGGCAATACTGGAAAATAAAAATTTGAAATTTTTATTTACTTCATCAATGTCCGAGTTACAGCCTCTTATAACAGAAATAATTGCTCAGCTTAATTACAGCATTGTGTACAAAAAAGAAGTTACGCCTAATGAGTATATGTATAAATGCTTTAGTGTGAAAAGAATAAATGAACCTCCAGCATTAATCAACTTCATACGCACAACCCGTGATATAACAGAAGGCCAAATTAATGCATTTTATCAGAGAATGTTAGAAGAGAAATGCAGAAGCGGCATCTTTATTACGACTTCAAAATTCAGTATAAATGCTAAATCTCAGGCAGCAAATAAAATGATTGAAATTATGGATGGAAGATTTTTACAGAAAACCATGGAAAAGATTAAAGGGAAAAAGGTTTAA
- a CDS encoding universal stress protein: MFKKILYPTDFSECAHAAMPYIKLMKKAGTKELIILHVIDIRQSTIIDTTAFGETFVYPYDISDILKKEAETQMNTLIKQFSRLFKVTPLIVEGIPFKEIIHVSQQYNVSCIVMGSHGKSNIEEMLLGSVTEKVVRKSPIPCLVIKRA, translated from the coding sequence ATGTTTAAAAAAATTCTCTATCCAACAGATTTTTCTGAATGTGCTCATGCAGCCATGCCATATATAAAATTAATGAAGAAAGCAGGAACAAAGGAATTAATCATTCTTCATGTTATCGATATACGCCAGAGCACAATAATAGATACAACAGCATTTGGTGAAACATTTGTCTACCCCTATGATATATCGGATATTCTGAAAAAAGAAGCTGAAACCCAGATGAATACATTAATCAAGCAATTTTCGCGACTATTTAAAGTTACTCCATTAATTGTAGAAGGTATCCCTTTTAAAGAAATTATACATGTATCTCAGCAGTATAATGTATCATGCATTGTAATGGGTTCACATGGTAAAAGCAATATTGAAGAAATGTTGTTGGGTTCGGTTACTGAAAAAGTAGTAAGAAAATCACCTATACCGTGCCTGGTCATTAAAAGGGCTTAA
- a CDS encoding sodium:solute symporter family protein yields the protein MSGYLIGILAYIIFQLILGIIVSRKIHSDDDFILAGRKLGYLLVTFSVFATWFGAESCIGTSGAAYADGLVGVTADPFGYAIVLFVLGLFFASRLWNMKLTTISDFFRNTYDSTVEKLTAIILIPTSLLWAAAQIRAFGQVLSASSELELTISITISAIVVIVYTGLGGLLADAITDIVQGAILIIGLIVILFSVLGDVGGLSQALSMIDTTRLTFVPHSLSDPWQRLFTMVESWAVPICGSLVAQEVISRMLAARSATVARRSSLLASFMYISIGMIPLFIGLVGFHIMPGLNDPEQILPRMAQFHFHKYLYIIFAGALVSAILSTVDSALLASSALLNHNLIFNFYPNLSDKTKLIADRTGVLLLGITSYILALHAEGIYSLVKEASAFGSAGVFVIYIIGMYSKKPSVPAAIVTLITGATTYFVGKFFIHFEYSFLLSVLIAVLSYYTVMLVTRALSSNELLAVNDTDS from the coding sequence GTGTCAGGATATCTCATTGGAATCTTAGCATATATCATTTTTCAGCTTATTTTAGGGATAATAGTTTCCCGTAAGATCCATTCTGATGATGATTTTATTCTCGCAGGAAGAAAATTAGGTTACCTTCTAGTTACATTTTCAGTCTTTGCAACCTGGTTTGGTGCCGAATCCTGCATTGGTACTTCGGGTGCAGCATACGCTGACGGGCTTGTTGGAGTTACTGCTGATCCTTTTGGATATGCGATAGTTCTTTTTGTACTTGGCCTTTTTTTTGCATCCCGTCTGTGGAATATGAAACTAACAACTATCTCCGATTTTTTCCGAAATACCTACGACAGTACTGTAGAAAAGCTTACCGCAATAATACTTATACCTACATCTCTGCTCTGGGCTGCGGCTCAGATACGGGCATTTGGACAGGTTCTATCTGCATCATCTGAATTGGAATTAACCATATCCATTACCATATCCGCGATAGTTGTTATTGTATATACGGGGTTGGGTGGATTACTTGCTGATGCAATAACAGATATTGTTCAAGGTGCCATTTTAATCATTGGGCTTATTGTCATCTTATTTTCCGTGCTTGGCGATGTGGGTGGATTGTCTCAAGCATTAAGTATGATCGATACAACCCGATTGACATTTGTTCCTCATTCACTATCCGACCCCTGGCAGCGTTTATTCACAATGGTTGAATCATGGGCTGTGCCAATATGTGGCTCCCTTGTTGCTCAGGAGGTAATCTCTCGTATGTTAGCTGCACGATCAGCTACAGTGGCACGAAGAAGTTCATTATTAGCATCTTTTATGTATATTTCAATTGGCATGATTCCCCTGTTTATAGGGCTTGTTGGCTTTCATATTATGCCCGGCTTAAATGATCCTGAACAAATACTGCCCAGGATGGCACAATTTCACTTTCACAAATACCTTTATATTATTTTTGCGGGGGCACTGGTATCAGCGATTCTTTCTACTGTTGACAGTGCTCTATTAGCATCCTCAGCCCTTCTCAATCATAACCTTATTTTTAATTTCTATCCCAATTTAAGCGACAAAACAAAACTTATAGCCGATAGAACAGGAGTTCTTTTGTTAGGGATCACATCGTATATTTTAGCACTTCATGCAGAAGGCATCTATTCACTTGTAAAAGAAGCATCTGCGTTTGGTAGTGCCGGGGTTTTTGTTATTTACATCATTGGCATGTATTCAAAAAAGCCCAGTGTACCTGCTGCAATAGTTACCCTGATAACAGGAGCTACAACATACTTCGTTGGAAAATTCTTTATTCACTTTGAATATAGCTTTTTGTTATCAGTGCTGATTGCTGTTTTAAGTTATTATACTGTTATGCTGGTAACCAGGGCACTATCATCCAATGAATTGCTTGCAGTAAATGATACCGATAGTTAA
- a CDS encoding DUF2179 domain-containing protein, which translates to MDFILDILNTFFSDYGTLFLIFVARIFDVSIGTMRIILMARGYRSIAPILGFFEVLIWLVAINSALKHFDGIISYIVYAAGFATGNYVGMLLEEKIAIGYQSIRIITSKVVSALPLVLRQEGFGVTQIDGIGMKGPITLLFTVVPKKEVKRVVEIVQMLEPNAFITIEDVKQHLSGFSVHNGFTQKFAAFITKKK; encoded by the coding sequence ATGGATTTTATTTTAGATATTTTGAATACATTTTTTTCAGATTACGGAACATTGTTTTTAATATTTGTAGCCCGTATTTTTGATGTATCTATAGGTACTATGCGCATAATCTTAATGGCTCGTGGATACAGGTCAATTGCGCCGATTCTGGGATTTTTTGAAGTTTTAATCTGGCTTGTGGCTATAAATTCGGCTTTGAAGCATTTTGATGGTATAATTAGTTATATAGTGTATGCTGCAGGATTTGCTACTGGAAATTATGTTGGGATGCTCCTTGAAGAAAAAATTGCCATTGGCTATCAGTCGATACGAATTATCACCAGTAAAGTTGTTTCCGCATTGCCACTGGTGCTACGGCAGGAAGGATTTGGCGTTACTCAGATTGATGGAATTGGCATGAAGGGCCCCATTACCTTATTGTTTACCGTTGTGCCAAAGAAAGAAGTAAAAAGAGTTGTGGAAATTGTCCAGATGTTAGAACCAAATGCATTCATTACCATTGAAGATGTTAAACAGCATCTCAGTGGTTTTTCTGTTCATAATGGATTTACTCAAAAATTTGCGGCTTTTATTACAAAGAAGAAATGA
- a CDS encoding sodium/solute symporter (Members of the Solute:Sodium Symporter (SSS), TC 2.A.21 as described in tcdb.org, catalyze solute:Na+ symport. Known solutes for members of the family include sugars, amino acids, nucleosides, inositols, vitamins, urea or anions, depending on the system.) codes for MIKGTVLDFAIIIFYFLFILGFGTFFGKYVKSTKDFFFGGQRFSWWLIGFSCVATTVGSYSFIKYSAVAYQYGFSSTMTYLNDWFILPLFVFIWLPIIYYSRITSIPEYFEKRFNGTTRTISVIILLIYLLGYIGINLYTIGVAFNAMFGWDVMVTAILISFVCAVYMHAGGQTSVIMTDLAQALMLLSAGFLVFFLGIEKIGSVSTFWKSLPYEFKLPFSPFNKPPDFNFVGIFWQDAFGSSMAFYFMNQGILMRFLSVRSPRDGRKAMFLVCLVLMPLAAFAVANAGWIGRSMQNLGLLSNNTDPNHIFVDVAFGITKPGIFGFIMAALIAALMSTIDTLINGVAAIGVNDIVKKFVPDKDDMFYLKWARTISLAAAVIGVALVPLFMQFKSIYLAHGTFIAAVTPPMIVTILFGILWKRYTTKAAIYTLVLGSIAMLISIKWPAVLTLLSHGVAPQGLQYLRALYGLIVCTTVSIVITLLSKEKELSNIPGLVVDSIHAGKVLFKGGEPDDFDEGKIIHCYIAETNEGVSLSTKMMEYLQAKPGDILYIADERWWLGGLRSIHAKAGTPHQGVDNVLFLGSDLITQGNLDVNRKVTVIKII; via the coding sequence ATGATTAAGGGTACAGTACTTGATTTTGCTATTATTATATTTTATTTTTTATTTATACTGGGATTTGGTACATTCTTTGGCAAATATGTCAAAAGCACTAAAGATTTCTTTTTTGGTGGGCAGCGTTTCAGCTGGTGGCTTATTGGATTTAGCTGCGTGGCAACAACGGTAGGATCATACAGTTTTATTAAATACTCAGCTGTAGCATATCAGTACGGATTTTCTTCAACAATGACATACCTCAATGACTGGTTCATCCTGCCACTCTTTGTATTCATATGGCTTCCTATAATTTATTATTCACGGATAACATCAATACCTGAATACTTTGAAAAGCGATTTAACGGCACCACACGGACAATCAGCGTTATTATCCTGTTAATCTATTTATTGGGATACATAGGCATTAATCTTTACACTATTGGAGTTGCATTTAATGCCATGTTTGGCTGGGATGTCATGGTTACCGCCATACTAATATCCTTTGTATGTGCTGTATATATGCACGCAGGAGGTCAGACGTCAGTAATTATGACCGACCTGGCACAGGCATTGATGCTGCTTTCAGCTGGATTCCTGGTTTTTTTCTTAGGAATAGAAAAAATTGGCAGTGTATCCACTTTCTGGAAGTCTTTGCCCTATGAATTTAAATTGCCCTTTTCACCGTTCAACAAACCACCCGATTTCAATTTTGTAGGTATATTCTGGCAGGATGCGTTTGGTAGTTCCATGGCATTCTATTTTATGAACCAGGGTATACTCATGCGTTTCTTAAGTGTCCGCTCTCCCCGTGATGGTAGAAAAGCAATGTTTTTAGTTTGTCTAGTACTCATGCCATTGGCTGCATTTGCTGTGGCAAATGCAGGGTGGATAGGTCGGTCTATGCAAAATTTAGGACTGCTGTCAAACAATACTGACCCCAATCATATATTTGTGGATGTAGCTTTTGGAATCACAAAACCAGGAATATTTGGATTTATCATGGCAGCTTTAATTGCAGCACTAATGTCAACAATTGATACACTCATTAATGGAGTAGCTGCAATTGGTGTCAATGATATAGTTAAAAAATTTGTCCCGGATAAAGATGACATGTTCTATCTCAAATGGGCCCGAACCATTTCTTTAGCTGCTGCAGTCATTGGTGTAGCCCTGGTACCCTTATTCATGCAATTCAAATCCATTTATCTGGCTCATGGTACATTTATTGCTGCAGTAACCCCTCCCATGATAGTAACTATCTTATTTGGCATTTTATGGAAACGATACACAACAAAAGCAGCTATCTATACCCTGGTTCTTGGCAGCATAGCAATGCTTATCTCCATAAAATGGCCAGCAGTATTAACATTATTATCCCACGGTGTAGCCCCCCAGGGACTACAGTATTTACGGGCACTATATGGATTAATAGTATGTACCACTGTTAGTATTGTGATTACACTACTGTCAAAAGAAAAAGAATTATCTAACATTCCTGGCCTGGTAGTTGACAGCATCCATGCAGGAAAAGTTTTATTCAAAGGTGGTGAACCGGATGATTTTGATGAAGGTAAAATAATCCATTGCTACATAGCCGAAACCAATGAAGGGGTTTCATTAAGTACAAAGATGATGGAATATCTGCAGGCTAAACCAGGTGATATTCTTTATATAGCCGATGAACGGTGGTGGTTAGGAGGACTACGATCAATCCATGCCAAAGCCGGGACACCACATCAGGGAGTTGATAATGTACTATTTTTAGGTTCTGATCTCATTACCCAGGGGAATTTAGATGTAAACAGGAAAGTTACCGTCATAAAAATTATTTAA
- a CDS encoding histidine phosphatase family protein: protein MKSIVLHNTYLCMRHAQSTANEKHIIISDPATGVSNYGLTQEGERQVLQAIVTTKEMQNITYIYTSDFLRAYQTAILVAKHCTNVPIIPDSRLRERYFGQFEGTNSENYHKVWDMDCKLEFDAACYDVEPIQAVARRMLSFLLDCEKNLTNQKILIVSHGDPLQILYAIASGLAAHKFKSLPHFTNAEVRILPLHFTIQEEYGS from the coding sequence ATGAAATCAATTGTGTTACATAATACATACCTTTGCATGCGCCATGCCCAGAGCACTGCCAATGAAAAGCATATTATCATCAGTGATCCTGCAACTGGAGTCAGCAATTATGGACTAACACAGGAAGGGGAACGTCAGGTGTTACAGGCGATAGTTACTACTAAAGAAATGCAGAATATAACATATATCTATACATCGGATTTTTTACGTGCATATCAAACTGCAATACTTGTTGCCAAGCATTGTACCAATGTCCCTATCATACCTGATTCACGACTGCGTGAGCGCTATTTTGGCCAGTTTGAGGGAACTAACAGCGAGAATTACCACAAAGTATGGGATATGGATTGCAAATTAGAATTTGATGCTGCCTGCTATGATGTTGAACCCATTCAAGCAGTTGCACGACGGATGCTATCATTTTTACTTGATTGCGAAAAAAACCTTACAAACCAGAAGATACTTATTGTATCCCATGGTGACCCTTTGCAAATTCTATATGCTATTGCCAGTGGTCTTGCCGCACATAAGTTTAAATCTTTGCCACATTTTACCAATGCGGAAGTACGCATATTGCCATTACACTTTACAATTCAGGAGGAATATGGATCATGA
- a CDS encoding MBL fold metallo-hydrolase: MKKNKTNMYIRFWGVRGSIPTPGKDFVKYGGNTSCVELRCGHTILIFDAGTGIRMLGKALSKEFFGKPVEVHLFISHTHWDHIQGFPFFDLAYNKNASIYFYGGHSVSTLEKLILGQMDREYFPVTLFELSSNIHFVELSKNPFTINDITIWYTHLFHPGLSLGYRVEYNNRVFVYATDNEVLNDPELGDYNLRNIGNLIQDADILVADCQYTPQEYATRIGWGHSSIESVAGVASRFNVKHLITFHHDPNHTDRDISKAVKHARSLSFPVRISAAKEGDILYI, from the coding sequence ATGAAAAAAAATAAAACCAACATGTATATCCGATTCTGGGGTGTCAGAGGTTCAATACCAACACCGGGCAAGGATTTTGTTAAATATGGTGGGAATACTTCATGTGTTGAGCTCAGATGTGGCCATACAATTCTCATCTTTGATGCAGGTACCGGCATCAGAATGCTTGGAAAAGCACTATCAAAAGAATTTTTTGGCAAACCTGTTGAAGTGCACCTTTTCATAAGCCATACTCACTGGGATCATATACAGGGATTTCCATTCTTTGACCTGGCATATAATAAAAATGCTTCTATTTATTTTTATGGAGGGCACAGCGTTTCAACACTGGAAAAGCTTATTTTAGGCCAGATGGATCGAGAGTACTTCCCCGTAACTCTGTTTGAGCTATCATCCAATATCCATTTCGTAGAATTGTCAAAGAATCCATTTACCATCAATGATATTACTATATGGTACACACATCTTTTTCATCCTGGATTATCATTAGGCTATCGCGTGGAATATAATAATCGTGTTTTTGTCTATGCCACTGATAATGAAGTTTTAAATGATCCAGAATTGGGTGATTATAACCTTAGAAATATAGGCAATTTAATACAGGATGCCGACATCCTTGTTGCCGACTGCCAGTATACACCCCAGGAATATGCAACACGTATAGGATGGGGGCACTCTTCTATTGAATCTGTTGCTGGTGTTGCTTCGCGTTTTAATGTAAAGCATTTAATTACATTCCATCATGATCCCAATCATACTGACCGTGATATTTCAAAAGCTGTAAAGCATGCACGTTCTCTGTCTTTCCCTGTCAGAATATCTGCCGCAAAAGAAGGGGATATTCTTTATATTTAA
- a CDS encoding chemotaxis protein CheD — MDNLINIGVAQLAVAENPAVLRTILGSCVGICIYERNKKIGGLAHILLPKNPGDSNPEKYADTAIPILVQQLIKKGCKKEFMSAKIAGGASMFKFKSTTTLANIGENNIEATRQALAKFGIPIVAEDIGGSAGRVIDFFLDDGRLKVKASGQEKMYYKV, encoded by the coding sequence ATGGATAATCTTATCAACATTGGTGTAGCACAGCTTGCAGTGGCTGAAAACCCTGCAGTGTTACGTACCATTCTGGGTAGCTGTGTTGGAATATGTATTTATGAGCGCAATAAAAAGATAGGGGGGCTTGCTCATATATTATTACCCAAAAATCCGGGCGATAGCAATCCTGAAAAATATGCAGATACAGCAATTCCTATTCTGGTACAGCAGTTAATAAAGAAAGGGTGCAAAAAGGAATTTATGTCAGCAAAAATTGCAGGTGGTGCTTCAATGTTTAAATTTAAGTCAACAACGACACTGGCAAATATTGGTGAAAACAATATTGAAGCAACACGACAGGCGCTGGCAAAATTTGGCATTCCTATAGTAGCAGAAGATATTGGTGGCAGCGCGGGTAGGGTTATTGACTTCTTCCTGGATGATGGAAGGTTGAAAGTTAAAGCCAGTGGCCAGGAAAAAATGTATTATAAGGTTTGA
- a CDS encoding HDOD domain-containing protein: MHEHIQQRIQSIIQNVDQLPSLPDVVSRIINMVNDPDVSFKQVAEEIAKDQAITANILKLCNSAYFSKGKEISSIDRAIVILGLKEVKDIVVLATTKSVLNRVILGYDLARGELWKHGVAVAMLAKNIATECNQKAVADIAFTGGIIHDVGKTVLALFVQSTFKDILATVTEKNITFQEAEKQIMGFDHQEIGQQVTIKWKFPKVLQSIVRYHHEPTNAPDEHKKIVSIVHIANTLCLMAGIGIGSDGLYHELSQDAVTMLGLQDVQLEKFYSDIPELMNKARDIL, from the coding sequence ATGCATGAACATATACAACAGAGGATTCAGTCCATAATTCAGAATGTTGATCAGCTACCTTCCTTGCCAGATGTGGTAAGCAGGATAATTAATATGGTCAATGACCCTGATGTGTCATTCAAGCAGGTTGCTGAAGAAATAGCAAAGGATCAGGCAATCACCGCCAATATTTTAAAGTTGTGTAATTCAGCTTATTTCAGCAAGGGCAAGGAAATATCTTCTATTGATCGTGCAATTGTGATATTAGGGCTTAAGGAAGTAAAAGATATTGTTGTTCTTGCCACAACAAAATCAGTATTAAACAGGGTTATTTTGGGCTATGACCTGGCACGAGGTGAATTGTGGAAACATGGTGTAGCGGTAGCCATGCTTGCAAAAAATATTGCAACCGAGTGTAATCAGAAAGCGGTGGCTGATATTGCCTTTACGGGTGGAATAATACATGACGTGGGGAAAACAGTTCTGGCCTTGTTTGTTCAGAGTACCTTTAAGGATATACTTGCCACTGTAACCGAAAAAAATATTACATTCCAGGAAGCAGAAAAACAAATTATGGGGTTTGACCATCAAGAGATTGGCCAGCAGGTTACCATAAAGTGGAAATTTCCTAAAGTGTTGCAATCAATTGTTCGTTATCATCATGAGCCCACAAATGCTCCGGATGAACATAAAAAAATAGTGTCCATAGTTCATATAGCTAATACTCTGTGCCTCATGGCTGGTATTGGTATTGGCAGCGATGGGTTATACCATGAATTGAGCCAGGATGCAGTTACAATGCTTGGACTGCAGGATGTACAACTGGAAAAATTCTACAGTGATATCCCAGAATTGATGAACAAAGCAAGGGATATTCTTTAG
- a CDS encoding class I SAM-dependent methyltransferase, with protein MKDFLAYCPHVHCTMVDISPAMLSEQKKNIKGNVSFVHSDFLELDNALLANIDLIICNEIVGDFITVCEITDEILESSELDEIRECKRFINMYNLEIKANPFNFNLGALLAIEKMCKTGTKYIYISEHSCESESQGDFRECVPVRSTFNPYEIRLFGHSEYTIRFSHIEAVAKKWGYTVHRGVYNDIFGCRMTPKLQFILNSTASAKDEYEILQQFIGDMFTYEYIVCCK; from the coding sequence ATGAAGGATTTTTTAGCATATTGTCCACATGTTCACTGTACCATGGTTGATATATCTCCTGCAATGCTTTCAGAACAGAAGAAAAACATAAAAGGTAATGTTTCATTTGTACATTCAGATTTTCTGGAACTGGATAATGCGCTACTTGCCAATATTGATCTTATTATATGTAATGAGATAGTAGGGGATTTTATTACAGTTTGTGAAATCACAGATGAAATACTGGAATCTTCTGAATTAGATGAAATAAGAGAATGTAAACGCTTTATTAATATGTATAACCTTGAAATTAAAGCCAATCCATTTAATTTCAATTTAGGGGCTCTGCTTGCAATAGAAAAGATGTGTAAAACAGGAACCAAATACATATATATAAGTGAGCATAGCTGTGAATCAGAATCACAGGGTGATTTCAGAGAATGTGTGCCTGTACGGTCAACCTTTAATCCATACGAAATACGGCTATTTGGGCATAGTGAATATACCATACGATTTTCACATATTGAAGCTGTAGCTAAAAAATGGGGTTATACCGTTCACAGAGGAGTATATAATGATATATTTGGTTGCCGTATGACACCAAAATTACAGTTTATTTTAAACAGCACAGCCAGTGCAAAGGATGAGTATGAAATATTACAGCAGTTTATAGGTGATATGTTTACCTATGAATACATTGTTTGCTGTAAATAA